From a single Brassica napus cultivar Da-Ae chromosome C9, Da-Ae, whole genome shotgun sequence genomic region:
- the LOC106413293 gene encoding uncharacterized protein LOC106413293 — MVSQLKFRWTILRESATSLRANRVPPDYIKCTMFPFSLDGKAARWLASLPTSTLTTWEQVRAASLSHFYTKSKTAALRHKISNFKQKTDEPFYDSWERYKEYQRECRTHGFEDDYIPEVFYDGVSYEFRNALDSSSNGDFMTQTTPGAFALIENMASSSLNKNKENDLSKCVNSIDDLAAKVDQLIKGNLSQVFIMEEAASENSASDVTPEADNTVDDQQEVSYVNGQGWQYKNYHLNPSVRSNPQLFAYPKLDKPVDNAQNNQGQNTGYQKGYQGRTYILSQAQHNQFQNQKHQTAQQVSPAPTTVPQDEMKGLATMMQQLL; from the coding sequence ATGGTCTCGCAGCTAAAATTCCGTTGGACCATATTGAGAGAGTCAGCAACTTCTCTCCGTGCAAATCGAGTGCCACCAGACTACATCAAATGCACCatgttcccattctctcttgatgggaAAGCGGCTCGATGGCTAGCCTCTCTCCCGACCAGTACCCTCACTACATGGGAACAGGTCCGAGCAGCGTCCTTAAGTCACTTTTACACGAAGTCCAAAACCGCGGCTCTAAGGCATAAGATCTCCAATTTTAAGCAAAAGACTGACGAGCCTTTCTATGATTCTTGGGAGCGTTACAAGGAATACCAAAGGGAATGCCGTACCCATGGGTTTGAGGACGATTACATACCGGAAGTGTTCTATGATGGAGTGAGCTATGAGTTTCGTAATGCTCTAGACTCCTCGAGTAATGGAGATTTCATGACTCAAACAACACCAGGTGCATTCGCACTGATCGAGAATATGGCGTCAAGCTCACTCAACAAGAACAAGGAGAACGATCTCTCCAAATGCGTTAACAGCATAGACGATCTAGCGGCAAAGGTTGATCAGCTGATAAAGGGCAATCTGAGCCAAGTGTTCATCATGGAAGAAGCCGCATCAGAAAACAGTGCTTCGGATGTCACACCTGAAGCAGACAACACTGTGGACGATCAACAAGAAGTGAGCTACGTAAATGGACAAGGATGGCAGTACAAGAACTACCACCTGAACCCTAGCGTGAGGAGCAATCCCCAACTCTTTGCGTACCCTAAACTGGACAAACCAGTTGACAATGCGCAGAACAATCAAGGACAGAACACGGGATATCAGAAGGGTTACCAAGGAAGAACTTATATTCTGAGCCAGGCGCAGCATAACCAGTTCCAGAACCAAAAGCACCAGACTGCTCAACAGGTTAGTCCTGCACCTACGACTGTTCCACAAGACGAGATGAAGGGTCTAGCGACGATGATGCAGCAGCTGCTCTAG